One Natrinema longum genomic window carries:
- a CDS encoding DUF7127 family protein → MKVPHSLENVDRDAVVRTFEYDTGSVIAVDFGNTAADISVDVVGSTAIIVADDDQFEFELPPEASDVSARNGVLTIEE, encoded by the coding sequence GTGAAAGTCCCGCACTCACTCGAGAACGTCGATCGAGACGCCGTCGTTCGCACGTTCGAATACGACACCGGCAGCGTTATCGCCGTCGATTTCGGTAACACGGCAGCCGACATTTCGGTCGACGTCGTGGGCTCGACTGCGATCATCGTGGCGGACGACGACCAGTTCGAGTTCGAATTGCCGCCCGAGGCGAGCGACGTCTCCGCTCGAAACGGCGTGCTCACGATCGAAGAGTAA
- a CDS encoding adenylyltransferase/cytidyltransferase family protein, producing MTESAPPQATRVVAQGTFDLLHPGHVHYLEAAATMGEELHVVVARAESVTHKPAPVLSGEQRRTVVAGLEAVDHARLGHPEDFSVPIREIDPDVLVLGHDQHHDDDEIERLLAEWGIDCRVERASGLEPDGTEVYSSSEIVERVLAERKRDPDGNRVPLESGSDD from the coding sequence ATGACTGAGAGCGCACCACCACAGGCCACCCGCGTCGTCGCACAGGGCACCTTCGACCTTCTCCATCCCGGGCACGTCCACTACCTCGAGGCAGCCGCCACGATGGGCGAGGAACTCCACGTCGTCGTTGCCCGTGCGGAGAGCGTCACTCACAAACCGGCACCCGTCCTGTCGGGCGAACAGCGACGCACCGTCGTCGCGGGGCTCGAGGCGGTCGATCACGCCCGGCTCGGCCACCCGGAGGATTTCTCGGTTCCGATCCGCGAGATCGATCCCGACGTGCTCGTCCTCGGGCACGACCAGCACCACGACGACGACGAAATCGAACGGCTGCTCGCCGAGTGGGGGATCGACTGCCGCGTCGAACGCGCGAGCGGACTCGAACCCGACGGAACCGAGGTGTACTCGAGCAGCGAGATCGTCGAACGGGTGCTCGCGGAGCGAAAGCGAGATCCGGACGGGAACCGCGTGCCACTCGAGTCCGGGTCCGACGATTGA
- a CDS encoding SLC13 family permease yields MLVVFGIIALALILFVTEWLPIDVTAILIMVLLMVLGADGVVNFTEISTAEGTSGFSNSATITVLAMLILSSGISQTGVVQIIGRKMSAFAGEDLDKQLLATIGVSGPISGFINNTPVVAILVPVVSDIAHKGKTSPSKLLIPLSYASMFGGMLTLIGTSTNILASDVSARLGAEYPELHAFSMFEFTKLGVIVLLVGSLYLMTVGHRLLPERVPVDEDYVTEYDIEEYLTEVIVDEESPIVGSTVADAIDRVAFDADILQVVRDGEEFIEPIGQKTIRAGDTLRLRADRPTVQQLVERETLTIDGGPETDAELEPDEIPDRTLVEVVVPRGSFLVGESLETSTFRQRYDATVLAFRSRGETVRSDMDERRIRVGDTLLVQAAPDSIDRLSQNDDFIVAHEPEEPDYRTEKIPHAAAIMAGVVGFVAVPWGAVGTTLAGLTGVGAFEAMSALSLPILVTALAGVVAMVATGVLKPTEIYDAVEWDVIFLLAGIIPLGIALEQTGGADLLGTLVAATGTYLPALGVLWVFYLATGLITGVISNNASVVLMLPVAVETADQIGANPFAFVLAVTFAASTAFLTPVGYQTNLFVYGPGGYKFTDFVRVGAPLQLLLSVVTVLGIDFFWGL; encoded by the coding sequence ATGCTGGTCGTGTTCGGGATCATCGCCCTCGCGCTGATACTGTTCGTGACCGAGTGGCTGCCCATCGACGTGACCGCCATCCTGATCATGGTGTTGTTGATGGTCCTGGGTGCCGATGGCGTCGTGAACTTCACCGAAATCTCGACGGCTGAAGGGACCTCCGGGTTCTCCAACTCGGCGACGATCACCGTGCTGGCGATGCTCATTTTGAGTTCGGGGATCAGCCAGACGGGTGTCGTCCAGATCATCGGCCGCAAGATGTCCGCGTTCGCCGGCGAAGACCTCGACAAACAACTGCTCGCCACGATCGGCGTCAGCGGCCCCATCTCCGGGTTCATCAACAACACGCCGGTCGTCGCCATCCTCGTGCCCGTCGTCTCCGACATCGCCCACAAGGGCAAGACTTCGCCGTCGAAACTGCTGATTCCGCTCTCGTATGCCTCGATGTTCGGCGGCATGCTCACGCTGATCGGCACCTCGACGAACATCCTCGCGAGCGACGTCTCCGCGCGCCTCGGCGCGGAGTACCCCGAACTCCACGCCTTCTCGATGTTCGAGTTCACCAAGCTCGGCGTCATCGTCCTCCTCGTCGGCAGCCTCTATCTCATGACCGTCGGCCACCGGCTGCTCCCCGAGCGGGTCCCCGTCGACGAGGACTACGTCACGGAGTACGACATCGAGGAGTACCTGACCGAGGTGATCGTCGACGAGGAGTCCCCGATCGTCGGCTCGACCGTTGCCGACGCCATCGACCGCGTCGCGTTCGACGCCGACATCCTGCAGGTCGTCCGCGACGGCGAGGAGTTCATCGAACCCATCGGCCAGAAAACCATCCGAGCCGGCGACACGCTCCGGCTGCGGGCCGACCGGCCGACCGTCCAGCAACTCGTCGAACGCGAGACGCTCACGATCGACGGCGGTCCGGAGACCGACGCCGAACTCGAGCCGGACGAGATCCCCGACCGCACGCTGGTCGAGGTCGTCGTCCCTCGGGGCTCGTTCCTCGTGGGCGAGTCGCTCGAGACGTCGACGTTCCGCCAGCGCTACGACGCGACCGTGTTGGCCTTCCGCAGCCGAGGGGAGACGGTCCGCAGCGACATGGACGAACGCCGCATTCGGGTCGGCGACACGCTGTTAGTCCAGGCGGCACCCGACAGCATCGACCGCCTCTCGCAAAACGACGACTTCATCGTCGCCCACGAACCCGAGGAACCCGACTACCGCACGGAGAAGATCCCCCACGCGGCGGCGATCATGGCCGGCGTCGTCGGCTTCGTCGCCGTGCCGTGGGGGGCGGTCGGGACCACCCTCGCCGGTCTGACCGGTGTCGGCGCGTTCGAGGCGATGTCGGCGCTCTCCCTGCCGATCCTCGTCACCGCGCTCGCGGGCGTCGTCGCGATGGTCGCGACGGGCGTGCTCAAACCGACGGAAATCTACGACGCCGTCGAGTGGGACGTGATCTTCCTGCTGGCCGGCATCATCCCGCTGGGGATCGCCCTCGAGCAGACCGGCGGGGCAGACCTTCTGGGCACGCTCGTGGCCGCGACCGGGACCTATCTGCCGGCGCTCGGTGTGCTCTGGGTGTTCTACCTCGCGACGGGGCTCATCACGGGCGTCATCTCCAACAACGCGAGCGTCGTGTTGATGCTCCCGGTCGCCGTCGAGACCGCCGACCAGATCGGCGCGAACCCCTTCGCGTTCGTGCTGGCGGTGACGTTTGCGGCTTCGACGGCGTTCCTCACGCCCGTCGGCTACCAGACGAACCTGTTCGTCTACGGGCCGGGCGGCTACAAGTTCACGGACTTCGTCCGCGTCGGCGCGCCGCTCCAGTTGCTCCTCTCCGTCGTGACCGTCCTCGGGATCGATTTCTTCTGGGGGCTGTAG
- a CDS encoding ATP-dependent DNA helicase has translation MTDWRTVFGHEQPYEPQVDGIETAIDTGQEGGYTVIEGACGTGKTMIALTAGIDLVRDPDTDYERVLVLTSVKQQLRQFEADLETINETLPADWDPISGLTLVGKADVCPYNRENAAGIDDGNVYDRCETLRDRTRDLTGEGGDTTAKNLAARARSQQIGLADSGSGSKNTFLETAGEPTPYPPELPEYGEGGPVGAETEYCPFYAQYLEDLPDDEENGSAAEAVPYDFTDVGMVTPEDLVARSVAHGTCPHSVMGAALGEVEVVIGNYYHAFDPRTVGSFTGALLDESTFVVCDEAHMLEPRVRDLVSDGIADSTLRDAETELSRVIQPIKFEREGRQAEGGSKTADADLVRGELTDSDVSFEELNRTLEFVRDLREELDRRVRAHLDRNYRGWQSNLTDLHDEEIPLRDPGEPAEDELSEWAREAGYGDADWVRAEAVGAIVERVLNEAEDEDRTRAAPAVGRVLGEWYRRGHTDYFREIELERTWDDTEPADSWRRAYNARLSLHNCVPSDAIGDRLGHFGGGILMSATLEPMDAFTEVTGLQYLAREEDRPVVERRYGLHFPAENRESFAVAAPKFTYDNRGSPGEDNPTRRSYADAIGKVARLPGNVLVGMPSYAEAEWTAGVLEDRVDKPVLLDAASDDETTQSLKDEFFAGEGKVLVTSLRGTLTEGVDYSGDRLAAAVVCGVPIVNTSSPRTTAVRRAYDDEFGDGFTYALTIPAVRKARQAIGRVIRSPEDVGVRVLLDERYARDSWDSVRPYLPDDGEFQTVSPDMLDVGLERFRGRLGSR, from the coding sequence ATGACGGACTGGCGGACAGTGTTCGGCCACGAGCAGCCCTACGAGCCTCAGGTCGACGGCATCGAGACGGCCATCGACACCGGGCAGGAAGGCGGCTACACCGTCATCGAGGGTGCCTGTGGCACCGGAAAGACGATGATCGCGCTCACGGCGGGGATCGACCTCGTGCGCGATCCCGACACTGACTACGAACGCGTGCTCGTGCTCACGAGCGTCAAACAGCAACTGCGCCAGTTCGAAGCGGACCTCGAGACGATCAACGAGACCCTCCCCGCCGATTGGGACCCGATTTCGGGACTCACGCTCGTCGGGAAGGCCGACGTCTGTCCGTACAACCGTGAGAACGCGGCGGGGATCGACGACGGCAACGTCTACGATCGCTGCGAGACCTTGCGGGATCGCACCCGCGACCTCACCGGCGAGGGCGGCGACACGACGGCCAAAAACCTGGCCGCTCGCGCCCGAAGCCAGCAGATCGGGCTGGCCGACAGCGGCAGCGGGTCGAAAAACACGTTCCTCGAGACCGCGGGCGAACCCACGCCCTACCCGCCCGAGCTTCCCGAGTACGGTGAGGGTGGTCCCGTCGGGGCCGAAACGGAGTACTGTCCGTTCTACGCGCAGTACCTCGAGGACCTGCCCGACGACGAGGAGAACGGATCGGCCGCAGAAGCAGTTCCCTACGACTTCACCGACGTGGGGATGGTCACGCCCGAGGACCTGGTCGCCCGGTCGGTCGCACACGGCACCTGTCCCCACTCCGTGATGGGGGCTGCCCTCGGCGAGGTCGAGGTCGTGATCGGGAACTACTACCACGCCTTCGATCCGCGGACGGTCGGCTCCTTTACCGGCGCGCTACTCGACGAGTCGACCTTCGTCGTCTGCGACGAAGCCCACATGCTCGAGCCGCGCGTGCGCGATCTCGTCAGCGACGGGATCGCCGACAGCACGCTCCGGGACGCCGAAACCGAACTCTCGCGGGTCATCCAGCCAATCAAGTTCGAACGCGAGGGACGGCAGGCCGAAGGTGGTTCCAAGACCGCCGACGCCGACCTCGTCCGCGGAGAACTGACCGATAGCGACGTCTCGTTCGAGGAACTCAATCGAACGCTCGAGTTCGTCCGGGACCTCCGGGAGGAACTCGACCGCCGGGTCAGGGCCCATCTCGACCGGAACTACCGGGGCTGGCAATCGAACCTGACCGACCTTCACGACGAGGAGATCCCGCTCCGCGACCCGGGCGAGCCCGCCGAGGACGAACTCTCGGAGTGGGCCAGGGAGGCGGGCTACGGCGACGCCGACTGGGTCCGCGCCGAGGCCGTCGGCGCGATCGTCGAACGAGTCCTGAACGAGGCCGAAGACGAGGACCGAACCCGCGCCGCACCCGCCGTCGGGCGCGTGCTCGGGGAGTGGTATCGCCGCGGCCACACCGACTACTTTCGAGAGATCGAACTCGAGCGCACCTGGGACGACACCGAGCCGGCGGACTCGTGGCGGCGGGCCTACAACGCGCGTCTCTCGTTGCACAACTGCGTGCCGAGCGACGCCATCGGCGACCGCCTCGGACACTTCGGCGGCGGAATACTCATGAGTGCGACCCTCGAGCCGATGGACGCGTTCACGGAAGTCACGGGCCTCCAGTACCTCGCCCGCGAGGAGGACCGGCCGGTCGTCGAGCGCCGGTACGGCCTGCACTTCCCGGCGGAGAACCGCGAGAGCTTCGCGGTCGCCGCGCCGAAGTTCACCTACGACAATCGCGGGAGTCCGGGCGAAGACAATCCGACGCGACGATCCTACGCCGACGCGATCGGGAAGGTCGCCCGGCTTCCCGGCAACGTCCTCGTCGGGATGCCCAGTTACGCCGAAGCCGAGTGGACCGCCGGCGTTCTCGAGGATCGGGTCGACAAACCGGTCCTGCTCGATGCCGCGAGCGACGACGAGACGACCCAGTCGCTCAAAGACGAGTTCTTCGCGGGCGAGGGGAAGGTACTCGTCACGAGCCTCCGGGGCACGCTGACCGAGGGCGTCGACTACAGCGGCGACCGCCTCGCCGCCGCGGTCGTCTGTGGCGTGCCGATCGTCAACACCTCGAGCCCGCGAACCACGGCCGTTCGCCGGGCCTACGACGACGAGTTCGGCGACGGCTTCACGTACGCACTCACGATTCCCGCAGTCCGGAAGGCCCGGCAGGCGATCGGCCGCGTCATCCGCAGCCCCGAGGACGTCGGCGTTCGCGTCTTACTCGACGAGCGCTACGCCCGTGACAGCTGGGACTCCGTTCGGCCGTACCTTCCCGACGACGGCGAGTTCCAGACGGTGAGCCCGGACATGCTCGACGTCGGCCTCGAGCGCTTCCGGGGGCGGCTCGGGTCGCGGTAA
- a CDS encoding carboxypeptidase regulatory-like domain-containing protein encodes MQITRQLRIDVGRREVDVGTEITVRVRDDRRQPVEGAIVSTETKSTRTDERGLCNLQFGSPGFWKLTAAKSPTDRVAYKPASRLVRVVPNAAALRPYRSIGSR; translated from the coding sequence ATGCAGATCACTCGACAGCTCCGGATCGACGTCGGGCGGCGGGAGGTCGACGTCGGGACCGAGATCACCGTCCGGGTCCGCGACGACCGGCGACAGCCCGTCGAGGGAGCCATCGTCTCGACGGAGACGAAATCGACACGAACCGACGAACGCGGGCTGTGTAACCTGCAGTTCGGTTCGCCGGGGTTCTGGAAACTCACCGCCGCGAAGTCCCCAACCGACCGCGTGGCGTACAAGCCGGCGTCGAGGCTCGTTCGGGTCGTCCCGAACGCGGCCGCGCTCCGGCCGTATCGTTCGATCGGCTCCCGGTAA
- a CDS encoding DUF7521 family protein: protein MNDYTLFIATANTATVLTGGAVALLAYRAFRRTGATALRAVAVGFGVIVVGSLLGGGVHLFGGSLGVGNPVGLGVAIQSGATALGFGILLYSLYAETADMTVSHELSL, encoded by the coding sequence ATGAACGACTACACGCTCTTCATCGCGACCGCGAACACGGCGACGGTACTGACAGGTGGTGCAGTCGCACTGCTGGCCTATCGAGCGTTCCGACGAACCGGTGCCACCGCACTGCGAGCGGTCGCCGTCGGCTTCGGCGTCATCGTCGTCGGGTCGCTCCTCGGCGGGGGTGTCCACCTGTTCGGCGGGAGCCTCGGCGTCGGCAATCCGGTCGGGCTCGGGGTCGCCATCCAGAGTGGGGCCACCGCACTCGGGTTCGGGATCCTGTTGTACTCGCTGTACGCAGAAACGGCGGACATGACCGTTAGCCACGAACTATCGCTATGA
- a CDS encoding DUF2073 domain-containing protein: MPKATNADDSDAPDGVQIDLISGERMDGMATMEKIRMILDGVHDGNIVILEEGLTPDEESRLIEVTMAEISPDEFNGIEIETYPKSETRDSSLLGRIMGSDAGEAKLTVIGPANQIETLHKDETLISALVSRN, encoded by the coding sequence ATGCCAAAAGCAACCAACGCGGACGACTCGGACGCACCCGACGGCGTACAGATCGACCTGATCAGCGGCGAGCGCATGGACGGAATGGCAACGATGGAGAAGATCAGGATGATCCTCGACGGCGTCCACGACGGCAACATCGTCATCCTGGAGGAAGGTCTGACGCCCGACGAGGAAAGCCGGCTCATCGAGGTCACGATGGCCGAAATCAGCCCCGACGAGTTCAACGGGATCGAGATCGAGACCTATCCCAAGTCCGAGACCAGGGATTCGTCCCTGCTTGGCCGTATCATGGGAAGCGACGCGGGGGAAGCGAAGCTGACGGTGATCGGTCCTGCCAATCAGATCGAGACGCTCCACAAGGACGAAACGCTCATCAGCGCGCTCGTGTCCCGTAACTAA
- a CDS encoding DUF1684 domain-containing protein encodes MSDAIDVDRWREELESKRAEKDEFFADHPQSPIPPEEREDFEGLEYFDPDPTYRVTATATVHDDPEVVLMDTTAGREMRYLRVATLAFELDREDDALEDGTFELAAYRQESPNEQPLFVPFRDKTTGQQSYQGGRYMELEPERDLEDGDELVVDFNLAYSPFCAYSETFDCPLPPEENWLDVTIPAGEQHE; translated from the coding sequence ATGAGCGATGCCATCGACGTCGACCGCTGGCGCGAGGAACTCGAGTCGAAACGCGCCGAGAAAGACGAGTTCTTCGCCGATCACCCGCAGTCGCCGATCCCGCCCGAAGAGCGCGAGGACTTCGAGGGACTCGAGTACTTCGATCCGGATCCGACCTACCGCGTGACCGCGACGGCGACGGTCCACGACGATCCCGAGGTCGTCCTGATGGACACCACCGCGGGCCGAGAGATGCGCTATCTCCGCGTCGCGACGCTGGCGTTCGAACTCGACCGCGAGGACGACGCCCTAGAAGACGGCACCTTCGAACTCGCGGCCTACCGACAGGAGAGTCCGAACGAACAGCCGCTGTTCGTCCCGTTCCGGGACAAGACGACGGGCCAGCAGAGCTACCAGGGCGGTCGGTACATGGAACTCGAACCGGAGCGGGATCTCGAGGACGGCGACGAACTCGTCGTTGACTTCAACCTGGCGTACTCCCCGTTCTGTGCCTACAGCGAGACGTTCGACTGCCCGCTCCCGCCCGAGGAGAACTGGCTCGACGTGACGATTCCGGCCGGCGAACAGCACGAGTAG
- a CDS encoding OapC/ArvC family zinc-ribbon domain-containing protein produces the protein MPHQCTNCGRTFADGSKEMLSGCPDCGGNKFQFAPPTAAAESSTGSADSGAGDTASPPAEAPASESDSVTTRAAETVRDWVSAESSPGSDDSSTTPEGGFDEWPETARRPADRAGSSEETANDSSSETEADDRAEFDGSDDRAEAEWSTRSDRETTATMATDENSAQADARSDVVPTDDLPSHAGDADGSDDADGRDDTDQPPEHGRVVSEPSGQRPSIEELRAELNEQFESIKIVRPGQYELNLMELYNRDEYIISLQEDGRYVIDVPDSWHGDDGDE, from the coding sequence ATGCCACATCAGTGTACGAACTGCGGCCGAACGTTCGCCGACGGCTCCAAGGAGATGCTGTCGGGGTGTCCCGACTGTGGCGGGAACAAGTTCCAGTTCGCGCCGCCGACGGCCGCAGCCGAATCGTCCACCGGATCCGCGGACTCGGGAGCGGGCGATACTGCGAGCCCGCCAGCGGAGGCTCCCGCTTCGGAGTCGGACAGCGTCACGACGCGTGCCGCGGAGACGGTTCGCGACTGGGTGTCCGCTGAATCCTCTCCGGGTTCCGACGACTCGAGCACGACGCCGGAGGGAGGGTTCGACGAGTGGCCCGAGACGGCACGCCGACCTGCCGATCGAGCTGGTTCTTCGGAGGAGACGGCCAATGACTCCTCGAGTGAGACCGAGGCCGACGACCGAGCGGAATTCGACGGGAGCGACGACCGAGCGGAAGCAGAGTGGTCGACGCGGTCCGATCGTGAGACGACCGCGACGATGGCGACCGACGAGAACTCGGCACAAGCGGACGCCCGCAGCGATGTCGTTCCTACGGACGATCTGCCATCTCACGCCGGCGATGCCGACGGTAGCGACGACGCCGACGGGAGGGACGATACCGACCAGCCGCCGGAGCACGGTCGCGTCGTCAGCGAACCCAGCGGTCAGCGACCGTCGATCGAAGAACTGCGTGCGGAACTCAACGAACAGTTCGAGAGCATCAAGATCGTCAGGCCGGGACAGTACGAACTCAATTTGATGGAACTCTACAACCGCGACGAGTACATCATCTCGCTGCAAGAAGACGGCCGGTACGTCATCGACGTCCCGGATTCCTGGCACGGCGACGACGGCGACGAGTAA
- a CDS encoding ABC transporter ATP-binding protein produces the protein MTELALEGVSKVYGGTVALEDVDLTVRDGEFFTLVGPSGCGKTTTLRTIAGFEGPTDGAVRFDDREMTGVPPEERDVGVVFQSYALFPHMSVAENVGYGLRFRDPPAGTGVDERVADLLELVDLEGMGERDPESLSGGQQQRVALARALAPAPALLLLDEPMSALDAQLRESLRRQVTRIQSELGITTVYVTHDQAEALAISDRVAVMHDGRVEQVGRPQEIYREPATRFVAEFVGDNNVFEGDVRGRNGEYSQVAIDGETFSLPAIPDGTDRATFCVRPGALSQAADHNRLPVTVETSEFLGETVRVNGRWNGRRIVLQLPDVPESDELTVGFAPDDAHVIAQD, from the coding sequence ATGACAGAACTCGCTCTCGAGGGCGTCTCGAAGGTCTACGGCGGCACCGTTGCGCTCGAGGACGTCGATCTGACGGTCCGGGACGGGGAGTTTTTCACCCTCGTGGGTCCGTCCGGCTGCGGGAAGACGACCACCCTTCGAACGATCGCCGGCTTCGAGGGACCGACCGACGGGGCCGTCCGCTTCGACGACCGGGAGATGACCGGCGTCCCGCCCGAGGAGCGCGACGTCGGCGTCGTCTTCCAGAGCTACGCACTGTTTCCACACATGAGCGTCGCCGAAAACGTCGGCTACGGCCTTCGATTTCGAGACCCTCCCGCCGGAACGGGGGTCGACGAACGCGTCGCCGACCTACTCGAGCTGGTCGATCTCGAGGGGATGGGCGAGCGCGATCCCGAGTCGCTGTCGGGCGGCCAGCAGCAGCGAGTTGCGCTCGCTCGTGCACTCGCGCCGGCACCGGCTCTCCTCTTGCTCGACGAGCCGATGAGTGCACTCGACGCCCAGCTTCGGGAATCGCTGCGCCGGCAGGTAACGCGGATCCAGTCGGAGCTCGGGATCACGACCGTCTACGTCACCCACGATCAGGCGGAGGCGCTGGCGATCTCCGATCGAGTCGCGGTCATGCACGACGGCCGGGTCGAGCAGGTCGGTCGACCCCAGGAGATCTATCGCGAACCCGCAACGCGGTTCGTCGCCGAGTTCGTCGGCGACAACAACGTCTTCGAGGGCGACGTACGGGGCCGAAACGGCGAGTACTCGCAGGTAGCGATCGACGGCGAGACGTTCTCGCTGCCGGCGATCCCCGACGGAACCGATCGCGCCACGTTCTGCGTGCGGCCGGGAGCGCTCTCGCAGGCCGCCGATCACAACCGGCTGCCGGTGACGGTCGAAACCAGCGAGTTCCTCGGGGAAACCGTCCGGGTCAACGGCCGCTGGAACGGTCGCAGGATCGTCCTCCAGCTTCCGGATGTCCCCGAGAGCGACGAACTGACCGTCGGGTTCGCACCCGACGACGCACACGTCATCGCCCAAGACTGA
- a CDS encoding DUF7089 family protein, which yields MFRARALSDRVEAVRETRTPDVQVLDCERDFETLAPAQAEDLGLLVDALEPASYPDAWLPDDAPTLLARYASSDFTIGMPGDGSVVWTRQTEPPIVLVKPRVEGSPESFVDFLIAEALVQVDLEVPEQFIGFFEETYRDLDRAVALDPNGTYQVAAALYDGWVGLQTRDVFADWHDEHPELADAWQDAGTRLEDRVSGLPRAVARGETDFADATELACAAIKHAVELPAPFAALDTEAYLDHGPEYAVQWAQKTFDSLEE from the coding sequence ATGTTTCGGGCTCGAGCGCTTTCGGACCGGGTCGAGGCCGTCCGCGAGACCCGCACGCCCGACGTGCAGGTTCTCGACTGCGAGCGGGATTTCGAGACGTTGGCCCCCGCACAGGCCGAGGACCTCGGCTTGCTCGTCGATGCACTCGAGCCGGCGAGCTACCCCGACGCCTGGCTGCCCGACGACGCGCCGACCCTCCTGGCCCGGTATGCGAGCTCGGATTTCACCATCGGGATGCCGGGGGACGGCAGCGTCGTCTGGACCCGTCAGACCGAGCCGCCGATCGTACTCGTCAAACCGCGGGTCGAGGGCTCACCGGAGTCGTTCGTCGACTTCCTGATCGCCGAAGCGCTCGTTCAGGTCGACCTCGAGGTGCCCGAACAGTTCATCGGCTTTTTCGAGGAGACGTATCGTGACCTCGATCGCGCGGTCGCGCTCGACCCGAACGGGACGTACCAGGTCGCGGCGGCGCTGTACGACGGGTGGGTCGGGCTCCAGACGCGCGATGTCTTCGCGGACTGGCACGACGAGCATCCGGAACTCGCCGACGCCTGGCAGGACGCGGGGACGCGACTCGAGGACCGCGTGTCGGGGCTCCCGCGTGCGGTCGCGCGCGGCGAGACGGACTTCGCGGACGCGACGGAGCTGGCGTGTGCGGCGATCAAGCACGCGGTCGAACTCCCGGCTCCCTTCGCGGCGCTCGATACCGAGGCGTATCTGGACCACGGACCGGAGTACGCGGTCCAGTGGGCCCAGAAGACGTTCGACTCGCTCGAGGAGTAG
- a CDS encoding class I SAM-dependent methyltransferase gives MSVREEFDDWATSGRDKGMEDRHWHTAKHALARMPVEAGDTVLDLGCGSGYAGRALRDTKAAGRVYGLDGSPEMARNAAGYTDDEAVGYVVGDFDDLPFADDSIDHVWSMEAFYYAADPHHTLEEIARILRPGGTVYCAVNYYEENVHSHEWQEFITVEMTRWDRQQYREAFREAGLSVAEQDTIPDREITIPSEAEFPTDDWDSREEMVERYREFGTLLTVGVAP, from the coding sequence ATGAGCGTACGCGAGGAGTTCGACGACTGGGCGACGAGCGGCCGCGACAAGGGTATGGAGGACCGCCACTGGCACACCGCAAAGCACGCCCTCGCGCGGATGCCGGTCGAAGCCGGCGACACCGTTCTCGATCTCGGTTGTGGCAGCGGTTACGCCGGGCGCGCGCTTCGTGACACGAAAGCCGCCGGCCGGGTGTATGGTCTCGATGGGTCACCCGAGATGGCCCGCAACGCAGCGGGGTACACCGACGACGAGGCCGTCGGCTACGTCGTCGGGGACTTCGACGACCTCCCCTTTGCCGACGACTCGATCGATCACGTCTGGTCGATGGAGGCGTTCTACTACGCGGCGGATCCCCACCACACGCTCGAGGAAATCGCACGGATCCTCCGACCCGGCGGAACCGTCTACTGTGCGGTCAACTACTACGAGGAGAACGTCCACTCCCACGAGTGGCAGGAGTTCATCACCGTCGAGATGACCCGCTGGGACCGCCAGCAGTATCGCGAGGCCTTCCGCGAAGCGGGGCTGTCCGTCGCCGAACAGGACACCATCCCCGACCGCGAGATCACCATCCCCAGCGAAGCGGAGTTCCCGACCGACGACTGGGACAGCCGCGAGGAGATGGTCGAGCGCTACCGCGAGTTCGGCACGCTGCTTACCGTCGGCGTTGCCCCCTGA
- a CDS encoding DUF7090 family protein, whose amino-acid sequence MEYALEIDGTPETVPGGTGVLLLHPSTGETDRIDTDFLKIDTDNFLVVSTRTTAREVRQKLEYYDVDEERAEILDTLSIERGYSRRSSDTVHYVAAPDDVDGIVDHIDGFLADHDGKLRISFDSVTELAYYAGDEQALEAVERILELLVEHDAVGLFHLSEEPHDEALVDEFRALFDGIIDLDEDGSVDAEF is encoded by the coding sequence ATGGAGTATGCGCTTGAAATAGACGGCACACCGGAGACGGTACCGGGTGGGACCGGCGTCCTCCTCTTGCATCCGAGCACCGGCGAAACCGACCGCATCGACACCGATTTCCTCAAGATCGACACCGACAACTTCCTCGTCGTCTCGACCCGAACCACCGCCCGTGAAGTCAGGCAGAAACTCGAGTACTACGACGTCGACGAAGAGCGTGCCGAAATTCTGGATACGCTGAGCATCGAACGCGGCTACTCCCGGCGCTCTTCCGACACCGTCCACTACGTCGCCGCCCCCGACGACGTCGACGGTATCGTCGACCACATCGACGGCTTCCTCGCCGACCACGACGGCAAACTCCGCATCAGCTTCGACTCCGTCACCGAACTCGCCTACTACGCCGGCGACGAGCAGGCCCTCGAGGCCGTCGAACGGATCCTCGAGTTGCTCGTAGAACACGACGCCGTCGGTCTCTTTCATCTCTCGGAGGAACCCCACGACGAAGCGCTCGTCGACGAGTTCCGTGCCCTGTTCGACGGGATCATCGACCTCGACGAGGACGGCAGCGTCGACGCCGAGTTCTGA